In one window of Nocardia brasiliensis DNA:
- a CDS encoding helix-turn-helix domain-containing protein — protein sequence MSVAHLDRGPEPKWDVASSAAPRGAALIGYRDLDGAGLDLRVAGTTAITVLVGFGTREVHVEDATGQRALGGFVAGLALDPMRLRSARAECVEIRLPPARAYSLLGASPAELGQGAVALDDLWGRRAEDLRARLASARDWDERFTVTKAFLAQQDRASHRVDPEVLACWQRILAAHGQVRIGALAASLGWSHKRLCTRFESQIGLTPKRAAMLARFRYAVDGLLAGRAAADVAVDSGYSDQAHLCRDVSIFADDTPGRLKTRYLPAIARHRYQAWGKFFQYRTAPLDR from the coding sequence GTGAGCGTTGCGCACCTCGATCGCGGGCCTGAACCGAAGTGGGACGTCGCGAGTTCGGCGGCCCCACGGGGGGCCGCACTCATCGGCTATCGCGATCTGGACGGCGCCGGGTTGGATCTGCGCGTCGCCGGGACGACGGCGATCACCGTGCTCGTCGGGTTCGGGACGCGGGAGGTGCACGTCGAGGACGCGACCGGGCAGCGCGCCCTCGGCGGCTTCGTCGCCGGGCTCGCGCTCGACCCGATGCGGCTCCGCAGCGCACGGGCCGAGTGCGTCGAGATTCGCCTGCCCCCGGCGCGGGCATACTCCCTGCTCGGCGCATCCCCCGCAGAATTGGGCCAGGGCGCGGTCGCACTCGACGACCTGTGGGGGCGGCGGGCCGAGGACCTCCGGGCACGCCTGGCGTCTGCCCGCGACTGGGACGAGCGCTTCACAGTGACGAAAGCGTTTCTGGCACAGCAGGATCGGGCGTCGCACCGCGTCGATCCGGAGGTACTGGCCTGCTGGCAGCGCATCCTCGCCGCGCATGGTCAGGTGCGGATCGGCGCGCTCGCCGCGTCGCTCGGCTGGAGCCATAAGCGGCTGTGCACGCGCTTCGAATCGCAGATCGGGTTGACACCCAAGCGCGCGGCCATGCTGGCCCGGTTCCGGTATGCCGTCGACGGGCTGCTCGCCGGTCGTGCCGCGGCCGACGTCGCGGTGGACTCCGGCTACAGCGATCAGGCCCACCTGTGCCGCGACGTGTCGATCTTCGCCGACGACACGCCAGGGAGGTTGAAGACGCGGTATCTGCCCGCCATCGCCCGGCACCGGTATCAGGCGTGGGGAAAATTCTTCCAATACCGCACGGCACCTCTCGATCGATAG
- a CDS encoding serine hydrolase domain-containing protein — translation MNNALESAKLQAALDNIHAAGLPGVFAEVRADEQTWCGAAGVADLGTGRPVTTDMRHRVGSITKTCTAAAVLRQVERGEIALDTPIGRYLPHLVPGARGTAITVRMLLNHTSGLAEYLPHAYPSLAGFPAVGATTPQSLEDHRLTRFDPVELITMGVAAPAVGAPGGTPGVYSNTNYLLLCQLLESVSGLSADKCITSDVLERAGLPDTELPTGPYLTGPHALHYEAWFGMFDPPRDFSVCDMSFVGPAASLISTVGDLNRFYRLLLAGEIVDPASLAQMQQTVPVISFEGKTITYGLGLHKMEVPGHGVFWGHDGSAWGSGAMAMISADGTRQMAFAVNMQRWNRLDAARTPQPHPIDFALQEFIQLALCD, via the coding sequence GTGAACAACGCCCTCGAGTCCGCGAAACTGCAAGCGGCACTGGACAACATCCATGCCGCGGGACTGCCCGGCGTCTTCGCCGAGGTACGCGCGGACGAGCAGACCTGGTGCGGCGCGGCCGGAGTCGCCGATCTCGGCACCGGCCGTCCGGTCACCACCGATATGCGGCACCGGGTCGGCAGCATCACCAAGACCTGCACCGCCGCCGCGGTGCTGCGCCAGGTCGAGCGCGGCGAGATCGCGCTCGACACCCCGATCGGCCGCTACCTGCCGCACCTGGTGCCCGGTGCCCGAGGCACGGCGATCACGGTCCGGATGCTGCTCAATCACACCAGCGGTCTCGCCGAATACCTTCCGCACGCGTATCCATCACTGGCCGGCTTCCCCGCCGTCGGTGCGACGACACCGCAGAGCCTCGAAGACCACCGTTTGACCCGCTTCGACCCGGTCGAGTTGATCACCATGGGCGTCGCGGCGCCCGCGGTCGGCGCCCCCGGCGGCACGCCCGGGGTGTACTCGAACACGAATTACCTTCTCCTGTGCCAACTTCTGGAATCGGTGAGCGGGTTGTCCGCAGACAAGTGCATCACCAGCGACGTGCTCGAGCGCGCGGGACTGCCGGACACCGAGTTGCCCACCGGGCCGTACCTCACCGGACCGCACGCACTGCACTACGAGGCGTGGTTCGGCATGTTCGACCCGCCCCGCGACTTCAGTGTCTGCGACATGTCTTTTGTCGGGCCCGCGGCCTCGCTGATCTCGACCGTCGGCGACTTGAACCGTTTCTATCGGCTCCTGCTCGCCGGAGAAATCGTCGATCCGGCGTCGCTGGCGCAAATGCAACAGACCGTGCCAGTCATCTCGTTCGAGGGCAAGACGATTACCTATGGTCTCGGTCTGCACAAGATGGAGGTGCCCGGTCACGGCGTTTTCTGGGGCCACGACGGCTCCGCCTGGGGCAGTGGCGCGATGGCCATGATCAGCGCCGACGGCACACGGCAAATGGCATTCGCGGTGAACATGCAACGGTGGAATCGGCTCGACGCCGCGCGCACGCCGCAGCCGCACCCGATCGACTTCGCGCTGCAGGAGTTCATCCAGCTCGCGCTCTGTGACTGA
- a CDS encoding VOC family protein has product MINVPDPDASAKFMIEHLDFTETITDDGLAVIFSNAADLHLAFLRVGAPDFRPESVAGALDKGMIIVLVVTDVDAEHARLQEAGVEIVTPLGFSKWEGSSGERYFQMRDPNGLIVRLTEWV; this is encoded by the coding sequence ATGATCAATGTTCCCGACCCGGACGCCTCGGCGAAATTCATGATCGAGCATCTGGATTTCACCGAGACGATCACCGACGACGGGCTCGCGGTGATTTTCTCGAACGCCGCGGATTTGCACCTGGCGTTTCTGCGCGTGGGCGCGCCCGACTTCCGGCCGGAATCGGTGGCGGGCGCTTTAGACAAAGGGATGATCATCGTGCTCGTCGTCACCGACGTCGACGCCGAGCACGCCCGGTTGCAGGAGGCCGGGGTCGAGATCGTCACCCCACTCGGCTTCTCGAAATGGGAGGGCAGCTCGGGCGAGCGGTACTTCCAGATGCGAGATCCCAACGGCCTCATCGTGCGGCTGACCGAGTGGGTGTGA
- a CDS encoding LacI family DNA-binding transcriptional regulator, producing MPPKATMKSVAAAVGVSLSTVSNAYNRPEQLSVAMRERIFAAARELGYSGPDAAARTLRGRRAGAIGLILTEELSYAFSDPFAVGLLAGLTEVAERTSTGLLLIPLPRYEFGADPAAILASVEAVRNAVVDGVAAYCVDPDHPALDVIAARGLPFAHSDDEYPGRRVVIDEVAATRAVGAHLAKLGHTRVAAVVDCGRDAPGSRVIADLSVLYNNARQRIGGLRAGLGAEAEITVVSGGHNSIDSGIAAAELVLDRRDRPTAIAAMGDVLALGVLEAMRRRGLTPGRDISVTGFDDIAAAESAGLTTVRQPIRTKGQLLGRMLLDPTYTEERVVLPTELIVRASTGPVPT from the coding sequence ATGCCACCCAAAGCGACCATGAAGTCCGTCGCGGCGGCGGTCGGCGTCTCGCTGTCGACGGTGTCGAACGCCTACAACCGGCCCGAACAGCTCTCGGTCGCCATGCGCGAGCGCATCTTCGCCGCCGCCCGCGAGCTCGGTTACTCCGGTCCCGACGCGGCCGCGCGCACTTTGCGCGGGCGGCGGGCCGGTGCGATCGGGCTGATCCTCACCGAGGAGTTGTCCTACGCGTTCTCCGACCCGTTCGCGGTCGGGCTGCTCGCCGGGCTGACCGAGGTCGCCGAGCGCACCAGCACCGGCCTGTTGTTGATCCCGTTGCCGCGCTACGAGTTCGGCGCCGATCCGGCCGCGATCCTGGCGTCGGTGGAAGCGGTGCGCAACGCGGTGGTCGACGGCGTCGCGGCCTATTGCGTCGACCCGGACCATCCCGCGCTCGACGTGATCGCCGCCCGTGGCCTGCCGTTCGCGCATTCCGACGACGAGTATCCCGGTCGTCGGGTGGTGATCGACGAGGTCGCCGCCACCAGGGCGGTCGGCGCGCACCTCGCGAAGCTCGGTCACACCAGGGTGGCCGCAGTCGTCGACTGCGGCCGCGACGCGCCGGGCTCGCGCGTGATCGCCGACCTGTCGGTGCTGTACAACAACGCGCGGCAGCGGATCGGCGGCCTGCGTGCCGGCCTCGGCGCCGAGGCCGAGATCACCGTCGTCTCCGGCGGCCACAACTCGATCGACTCCGGCATCGCCGCCGCCGAACTCGTGCTGGATCGCCGCGACCGTCCCACCGCGATCGCCGCCATGGGTGACGTGCTCGCGCTGGGAGTGCTCGAGGCCATGCGGCGCCGCGGGTTGACACCGGGGCGCGATATCTCGGTCACCGGCTTCGACGACATCGCCGCCGCGGAATCGGCGGGTCTGACCACTGTCCGGCAGCCGATCCGGACCAAGGGACAACTGCTCGGGCGCATGCTGCTCGATCCCACCTACACCGAAGAACGGGTCGTGCTGCCCACGGAGTTGATCGTGCGCGCCAGCACCGGGCCGGTGCCCACCTGA
- a CDS encoding phthiocerol/phthiodiolone dimycocerosyl transferase family protein, with translation MTSSQLLVRSLDPSELIHFRFGVYVGYSTRVRGALDTDTLAAAFETLREAYPVLSTRLVLDDDGGPVIAAAPEPALISEGAGQVADPLFALPDLDGRAAAIHLVRDRDGAVAVTLLTHHAIADGHHSLHLLSELWTYYTAHAAGTPTGAVPHEYPLSLEQLLVQRGLDAGPAPELPDPELFAPFARDRPRVRERVRTRLSVEQTRALLAVGRKHGTTINGLVSAALLATTAQVRGVGIETLHYTYPVDLRRRLTPEIGYPEGTNVLGLAYFAAEPHSDRDLLALADAITTSFRTGLASGALRTPNDELMAVATADGFSQVVVSTNWGVIPPLPTPADLEIEDFVPDLPDSPLLAVAPHIITTYRGRLTVDTKADSDEAARILGAHLRELAGG, from the coding sequence ATGACGTCGTCTCAGCTCTTGGTTCGCTCGCTCGACCCCAGCGAACTCATCCATTTTCGGTTCGGTGTCTACGTGGGATATTCCACTCGGGTGCGCGGCGCCCTCGACACCGACACCCTGGCCGCGGCCTTCGAGACCCTGCGCGAGGCGTATCCGGTGCTGTCCACCCGGCTGGTGCTCGACGACGACGGTGGTCCGGTCATCGCGGCCGCCCCGGAGCCCGCCCTGATCTCCGAGGGGGCGGGCCAGGTCGCGGACCCCCTGTTCGCCCTGCCCGATCTGGATGGGCGCGCGGCGGCCATCCATCTGGTGCGCGACCGCGACGGTGCGGTGGCGGTGACGCTGCTGACCCATCACGCCATAGCCGACGGTCACCATTCGCTCCATCTGCTGTCCGAACTGTGGACGTACTACACCGCGCACGCCGCGGGCACGCCGACCGGCGCCGTGCCGCACGAGTATCCGCTTTCCCTCGAACAGCTGCTCGTGCAGCGCGGACTCGATGCCGGGCCCGCGCCGGAGCTGCCGGACCCGGAGCTCTTCGCCCCGTTCGCCCGAGACCGACCGCGCGTGCGGGAGCGCGTGCGCACGCGCCTGTCGGTCGAGCAGACCCGGGCACTGCTCGCCGTCGGGCGCAAGCACGGCACGACCATCAACGGTTTGGTTTCCGCGGCGCTGCTCGCCACCACCGCGCAGGTGCGTGGCGTGGGCATCGAGACGCTGCACTACACCTATCCGGTCGATCTGCGCAGGCGGCTCACACCGGAGATCGGGTATCCGGAGGGCACCAACGTGTTGGGACTGGCGTACTTCGCCGCCGAGCCGCACAGCGATCGTGACCTGCTCGCGCTGGCCGACGCGATCACCACGAGCTTTCGCACGGGACTGGCGAGCGGCGCGCTCCGCACGCCCAACGACGAACTGATGGCCGTGGCCACCGCGGACGGCTTTTCCCAGGTGGTGGTGTCGACCAATTGGGGTGTGATTCCGCCCTTGCCCACCCCGGCCGACCTCGAGATCGAGGACTTCGTTCCCGACCTGCCGGATTCGCCGTTGCTTGCCGTCGCGCCGCACATCATCACGACCTACCGCGGCCGGCTCACCGTGGACACCAAGGCGGACTCCGACGAAGCGGCCCGGATCCTCGGTGCGCACCTGCGCGAACTGGCAGGCGGGTGA
- a CDS encoding TetR family transcriptional regulator encodes MQRTEVAVAPIPDLRARRRRQTELEIHTAAITLAAERGADRVTVDDIAALAGVSARTFFRYFPTRDRALVYDRWGFDDAVDALFARHDPREVRMRDVETVYEHGLARIKADPDPDAATTIYRTLSASTQLMAAATAAANERTAALLDTIPAAERIRVRLLLGVARTVLFTAFAEWVESGSPTASSDSSPLLEVYRRLCREVRSL; translated from the coding sequence ATGCAGCGCACAGAGGTAGCGGTGGCACCGATCCCGGATCTGCGGGCCCGGCGGCGGCGGCAGACCGAGCTGGAGATTCATACCGCCGCGATCACGCTCGCCGCCGAACGCGGCGCGGACCGCGTCACCGTGGACGACATCGCCGCACTCGCCGGCGTCTCCGCGCGCACGTTCTTCCGCTACTTTCCGACCAGGGACCGCGCGCTCGTCTATGACCGTTGGGGCTTCGACGACGCCGTGGACGCATTGTTCGCGCGCCACGATCCTCGCGAGGTGCGCATGCGCGATGTCGAGACCGTCTACGAGCACGGCCTCGCCCGCATCAAGGCCGACCCGGACCCCGACGCCGCCACTACGATATACCGAACCCTCAGCGCCTCAACGCAATTGATGGCCGCGGCGACAGCCGCCGCAAACGAGCGCACCGCCGCGTTGCTCGACACGATCCCCGCCGCCGAACGCATCCGGGTCCGCCTGCTGCTCGGCGTCGCGCGCACGGTCCTGTTCACCGCCTTCGCCGAGTGGGTCGAATCCGGTTCCCCGACAGCGAGCTCCGATTCCTCGCCATTGCTGGAGGTGTATCGACGCCTCTGCCGCGAAGTCCGTTCCCTCTGA
- a CDS encoding nitrate/nitrite transporter — translation MSVLTRNRDIENWDAEDVAAWEAGGKTIARRNLIWSVVAEHVGFSVWSIWSVMVLFMPAETYGIDPAGKFFLVAVPTLVGAILRIPYTVATARFGGRNWTILSAVLLLIPTLLTLYFINQPGTSYTTFLIVAAFAGVGGGNFASSMTNINAFYPQRLKGWALGLNAGGGNIGVPAIQLLGLLIIATLGNDYASLICAIYLVLVAIAALGAALYMDNLRNQKADLSDMAAALKVPQSWAIAFLYIGTFGSFIGYSFAFGQVLQISFKAGGDTAAQAALHAAQIAFLGPLLGSLARPYGGKWADRIGGSKVTLCVFGAMMLAAVLVVAASTLGDRNGGVPSGAAMVTLVVGFIALFILSGIGNGSVTKIIPSVFEAKSKSLALPPAEQAAWARNTGGALIGFVGAIGALGGVGINLMLRSSYAATQSATTAFWVFMGFYVACVVVVWAVFLRRPRATADPDVVVEAETFVLEAEAAAHSGR, via the coding sequence TTGAGCGTGCTGACGCGTAACCGTGACATCGAGAATTGGGATGCCGAGGATGTCGCGGCCTGGGAAGCCGGCGGAAAGACCATCGCCAGACGAAATCTGATCTGGTCGGTCGTCGCCGAACACGTCGGATTCTCGGTGTGGTCGATCTGGTCGGTGATGGTGCTGTTCATGCCGGCCGAGACCTACGGCATCGACCCGGCGGGCAAGTTCTTCCTGGTCGCGGTACCGACGCTGGTCGGCGCGATCCTGCGCATTCCCTACACCGTCGCCACCGCGAGGTTCGGCGGCCGCAATTGGACCATTCTCAGCGCGGTGCTGCTGCTGATTCCGACACTGCTCACGCTGTATTTCATCAATCAGCCCGGCACCTCGTACACGACCTTTCTGATCGTGGCCGCGTTCGCCGGTGTCGGCGGCGGCAACTTCGCCTCATCGATGACGAATATCAATGCCTTCTACCCGCAGCGACTCAAAGGCTGGGCGCTCGGGCTCAACGCGGGTGGCGGCAATATCGGAGTTCCGGCGATCCAGCTGCTCGGTTTGCTGATCATCGCGACGCTCGGCAACGACTACGCGTCCTTGATCTGCGCGATCTACCTGGTGCTTGTCGCGATCGCGGCGCTCGGCGCCGCCCTGTACATGGACAACCTGCGCAACCAGAAGGCCGACCTCTCAGACATGGCCGCAGCCCTGAAAGTGCCGCAGTCCTGGGCGATCGCGTTCCTCTACATCGGCACGTTCGGCTCGTTCATCGGTTACAGCTTCGCCTTCGGCCAGGTGCTGCAGATCAGCTTCAAGGCCGGTGGCGACACCGCCGCGCAGGCGGCACTGCACGCCGCGCAGATCGCGTTCCTCGGCCCGCTGCTCGGCTCGCTGGCCCGCCCGTACGGCGGCAAGTGGGCCGACCGCATCGGCGGCAGCAAGGTGACGCTGTGCGTCTTCGGCGCGATGATGCTGGCCGCCGTGCTGGTCGTCGCGGCCAGCACGCTCGGTGATCGCAACGGTGGCGTGCCGAGCGGCGCGGCGATGGTGACGCTGGTCGTCGGGTTCATCGCGCTGTTCATTCTGTCCGGCATCGGCAACGGGTCGGTCACCAAGATCATCCCGTCGGTGTTCGAGGCGAAGTCCAAGAGCCTGGCGCTGCCCCCGGCCGAACAGGCCGCGTGGGCCCGCAACACCGGTGGCGCGCTCATCGGCTTCGTCGGTGCGATCGGCGCGCTCGGCGGTGTCGGCATCAACCTGATGCTGCGCTCCTCCTACGCCGCCACCCAGTCCGCGACGACGGCATTCTGGGTCTTCATGGGCTTCTACGTCGCCTGCGTCGTGGTCGTGTGGGCGGTCTTCCTGCGCCGGCCGCGCGCCACCGCCGACCCCGACGTCGTGGTCGAGGCGGAAACATTCGTCCTGGAGGCCGAGGCCGCCGCACACAGCGGCCGCTGA
- the narI gene encoding respiratory nitrate reductase subunit gamma, whose amino-acid sequence MTSTLWLTLPYVAFTSFVLGHLWRYRNDQFGWTTRSSQIYESRLLRLGSPLFHFGMLGVIGGHVLGVLIPQSWTAAVGISEHAYHLIAVSAGSLAGVAVLVGVAILLYRRVTVPAVRKATTANDKVMYTLLAGALITGLLNTWGSNLVWGTYNYRETVSPWFRSLFTPHPEPELMVGTPWTFQLHGLIVLVLIGIWPYTRLVHMFSAPIGYLTRPYVVYRRKESSAPDTRRYARAWDAPVTPERWR is encoded by the coding sequence ATGACCAGCACGCTATGGTTGACCCTGCCGTATGTGGCGTTCACCTCGTTCGTTCTCGGCCACCTGTGGCGCTATCGGAACGACCAATTCGGTTGGACGACACGATCTTCCCAGATCTACGAGAGCCGCCTACTGCGCCTGGGCAGCCCGCTGTTCCACTTCGGCATGCTCGGCGTGATCGGCGGGCACGTCCTCGGCGTCCTGATCCCGCAGTCGTGGACCGCCGCCGTCGGGATCTCGGAGCACGCCTATCACCTGATCGCGGTCTCGGCGGGTTCCCTCGCGGGCGTCGCGGTGCTCGTGGGCGTCGCCATTCTGCTCTATCGCCGGGTCACCGTGCCCGCGGTGCGCAAGGCGACCACCGCCAATGACAAGGTGATGTACACCTTGCTGGCCGGTGCGCTGATCACCGGCTTGCTCAATACGTGGGGCAGCAACCTCGTGTGGGGCACCTACAACTATCGCGAAACCGTTTCCCCTTGGTTCCGTAGCCTTTTCACGCCGCATCCGGAACCGGAACTGATGGTCGGTACGCCGTGGACCTTCCAGCTGCACGGCCTGATCGTGCTCGTCCTGATCGGCATCTGGCCCTATACCCGTCTGGTCCACATGTTCAGCGCGCCCATCGGCTACCTCACCCGCCCCTACGTCGTCTACCGGCGCAAGGAGTCCAGCGCGCCGGACACCCGGCGCTACGCGCGGGCCTGGGACGCTCCCGTCACGCCCGAACGCTGGCGCTGA
- the narJ gene encoding nitrate reductase molybdenum cofactor assembly chaperone: MALLKLRRRPEPAVPMAERDRRLVWRIAALLLDYPNEKLLALVGELSDAATELPPSVRDPLREFLAHLRAGAPLDLAAEYVRTFDMRRRSSMHLTFYAYGDTRKRGMALLRFKHAYRHAGVELGDEELPDHLPVVLEFAATIDPIGGERLLGEHVPVLELLRLSLADSASPYAAVLAAVVATLPPPTTADRRRIAELAAQGPPEEEVGLEPFAMDPSMFAQGEGRR; the protein is encoded by the coding sequence ATGGCACTGCTGAAGCTACGCCGCAGACCCGAGCCCGCGGTGCCGATGGCCGAGCGCGACCGCCGCCTGGTGTGGCGGATCGCCGCACTGCTGCTCGACTATCCGAACGAAAAACTTCTCGCATTGGTCGGCGAGTTGTCCGATGCCGCAACGGAATTGCCGCCGTCGGTGCGGGATCCGCTGCGCGAGTTCCTGGCGCACTTGCGGGCGGGCGCCCCGCTGGATCTCGCGGCCGAGTATGTCCGCACCTTCGACATGCGCCGCCGGTCCAGCATGCACCTGACGTTCTATGCGTACGGCGACACCCGTAAACGCGGCATGGCGCTGCTGCGCTTCAAACACGCCTACCGTCACGCGGGCGTCGAACTCGGCGACGAGGAACTGCCCGACCACCTGCCTGTGGTCCTGGAATTCGCCGCGACCATCGACCCGATCGGCGGCGAACGCCTGCTCGGCGAACACGTACCAGTACTCGAACTACTGCGACTCTCCCTGGCCGACAGCGCTTCTCCCTATGCGGCCGTGCTCGCCGCGGTGGTCGCCACGCTGCCGCCGCCGACCACCGCGGACCGGCGACGCATCGCCGAACTGGCCGCACAGGGACCACCGGAAGAAGAAGTGGGGCTCGAACCGTTCGCCATGGACCCCTCGATGTTCGCGCAAGGAGAAGGCCGCCGATGA
- the narH gene encoding nitrate reductase subunit beta: protein MRVMAQLAMVMNLDKCIGCHTCSVTCKQAWTNRGGTEYMWFNNVETRPGQGYPRRYQDQDRWKGGWRLDRRGRLRLRSGSRLSRLLNIFANPDLPTVADYYEPWSYDYDTLLSAPAMDTTPVARPKSVITGADTAITWGANWDDDLGSGPEQISRDPVLARLSEQVKLEFEQTFMFYLPRICEHCLHPACAAACPSGAIYKRAEDGIVLVDQDKCRGWRQCVTACPYKKIYFNHHTGKAEKCTFCYPRVEVGIPTVCSETCVGRLRYIGVMLYDADRVGDAASVTDDTDLYPAQLEVFLNPHDPRVIAEAERAGISPEWITAAQDSPVYQLIVDYQIALPLHPEYRTMPMVWYVPPLSPVVDVLTETGHDGENPANLFGAIDALRIPVQYLAELFTAGDTGPVRAALQRLAGMRAFMRSINLGQEPDPAIAHNIGLPPEQIEALYRLLAIAKYEHRYVIPTGATTQAHQLDALATGCSLDNTGGPGMTAYDTINTKFHLTDTNNATPQEKTTRINLLNWDGKSTSGLLPSAKNGTTGAEEPNGTNGNGAPPNGNGTVPGEPPLATPTPTGAPQ from the coding sequence ATGCGTGTCATGGCCCAGTTGGCGATGGTGATGAATCTGGACAAGTGCATCGGCTGTCACACCTGCAGTGTCACCTGTAAGCAGGCGTGGACCAATCGTGGTGGCACCGAGTACATGTGGTTCAACAACGTCGAAACCCGTCCCGGGCAAGGATATCCACGCCGCTATCAGGACCAGGACCGATGGAAAGGCGGGTGGCGGCTGGACCGGCGCGGGCGGCTGCGATTGCGGTCGGGGTCCCGGTTGTCCCGGCTGCTCAACATTTTCGCCAACCCCGATCTGCCCACCGTCGCGGACTATTACGAGCCGTGGAGCTATGACTACGACACCCTGCTGTCGGCGCCGGCGATGGACACCACCCCGGTCGCGCGCCCGAAATCGGTGATCACCGGCGCCGACACCGCCATCACCTGGGGCGCGAACTGGGACGACGACCTGGGCTCGGGGCCCGAACAGATCAGCCGAGACCCCGTCCTGGCACGGCTGTCAGAACAAGTCAAACTCGAGTTCGAGCAGACGTTCATGTTCTATCTGCCGCGGATCTGTGAACACTGCCTGCACCCCGCGTGCGCGGCGGCGTGCCCGTCCGGGGCGATCTACAAACGCGCCGAGGACGGCATCGTGCTCGTCGACCAAGACAAATGCCGGGGCTGGCGGCAATGCGTCACCGCATGCCCCTACAAGAAGATCTACTTCAACCACCACACCGGCAAAGCCGAGAAATGCACCTTCTGCTACCCCCGCGTCGAAGTCGGGATCCCCACCGTGTGCTCGGAAACCTGCGTCGGACGCCTGCGCTACATCGGGGTCATGCTCTATGACGCCGACCGCGTCGGCGACGCCGCCTCGGTCACCGACGACACAGACCTCTACCCCGCCCAACTCGAGGTCTTCCTCAACCCCCACGACCCCCGCGTCATCGCCGAAGCCGAACGCGCCGGCATCTCCCCGGAATGGATCACCGCCGCCCAGGACTCCCCGGTCTACCAACTCATCGTCGACTACCAAATCGCGCTACCCCTGCACCCGGAATACCGCACCATGCCCATGGTCTGGTACGTCCCACCCCTGTCCCCCGTCGTCGACGTCCTCACCGAAACCGGACACGACGGCGAAAACCCCGCCAACCTCTTCGGCGCCATCGACGCCCTACGCATCCCCGTGCAATACCTCGCCGAACTCTTCACCGCCGGAGACACCGGCCCCGTACGCGCGGCACTACAACGCCTCGCCGGCATGCGCGCGTTCATGCGCTCGATCAACCTCGGCCAAGAACCCGACCCCGCCATCGCCCACAACATCGGACTCCCACCCGAACAAATCGAAGCCCTCTACCGACTCCTCGCCATCGCCAAATACGAACACCGCTACGTCATCCCCACCGGCGCCACCACCCAAGCCCACCAACTCGACGCCCTCGCCACCGGATGCAGCCTCGACAACACCGGCGGACCCGGCATGACCGCCTACGACACCATCAACACCAAATTCCACCTCACCGACACCAACAACGCCACACCACAAGAGAAAACGACACGGATCAACCTGCTCAACTGGGACGGCAAGAGCACCAGTGGATTACTGCCTTCGGCCAAGAACGGCACCACCGGTGCGGAAGAACCCAATGGCACCAACGGAAACGGCGCGCCGCCGAACGGTAACGGGACGGTGCCGGGCGAACCGCCGCTGGCCACGCCGACCCCCACCGGCGCGCCGCAATGA